A genomic window from Streptomyces sp. WMMC940 includes:
- a CDS encoding EF-hand domain-containing protein, producing MADIESARKAFDRFDLNGDGLISAAEYKSAMAQLGDFNVTETVAEAVIRTKDANGDGLLTFDEFWAALNQA from the coding sequence GTGGCGGACATCGAGTCGGCACGCAAGGCCTTCGATCGATTCGACCTGAACGGCGACGGGCTGATCTCGGCCGCCGAGTACAAGAGCGCCATGGCGCAACTGGGCGACTTCAACGTGACCGAGACGGTCGCCGAGGCGGTCATCAGGACCAAGGACGCCAACGGCGACGGTCTGCTGACCTTCGACGAGTTCTGGGCCGCGCTGAACCAGGCCTGA
- a CDS encoding GNAT family N-acetyltransferase: MSDAVARILEAAARGGFPPPDGGTTVVPQPSARDAGVLAFTAHSVVFTDADPVWVRGALAAAASDPLAASMNPGFLTALMARTGRSMNTIDLLTVASARSGEPGLELREIADPDHPRVARALKFRDEVRVWAADGGVLVLGRGVAGRWEAAIEVDPEARGAGLGVRLAVAARHLVPGTHVWAQQSPGNARSVRTFQQAGYRPVGSEALLVAG; this comes from the coding sequence ATGAGCGACGCGGTGGCACGGATTCTGGAAGCGGCGGCACGGGGCGGTTTCCCGCCACCGGACGGCGGCACGACGGTGGTGCCGCAGCCCAGCGCCCGGGACGCGGGTGTACTGGCGTTCACCGCCCACTCGGTGGTGTTCACGGACGCGGACCCGGTGTGGGTGCGCGGCGCGCTGGCCGCGGCCGCGAGCGACCCGCTCGCCGCGAGCATGAATCCCGGCTTCCTGACCGCGCTGATGGCGAGGACCGGCCGCTCGATGAACACCATCGACCTTCTCACGGTCGCCTCCGCGCGGAGCGGCGAGCCCGGGCTGGAGCTGCGGGAGATCGCCGACCCGGACCACCCCCGGGTGGCCCGGGCACTGAAGTTCCGTGACGAGGTACGGGTCTGGGCCGCGGACGGCGGCGTGCTCGTCCTCGGCCGCGGGGTGGCCGGGCGGTGGGAGGCCGCGATCGAGGTGGACCCGGAGGCGCGCGGTGCCGGGCTGGGAGTACGACTCGCCGTCGCGGCACGCCATCTGGTGCCGGGGACGCACGTATGGGCCCAGCAGTCGCCCGGGAACGCCCGCAGCGTACGGACGTTCCAGCAGGCGGGCTACCGGCCGGTGGGCTCCGAGGCCCTGCTCGTGGCCGGGTAG
- a CDS encoding YncE family protein, whose translation MLHLTKRSLPLLATALLAALGAGCEAAAEKQGTRTPPPARTREAGVPLGLPGMPPLLDPRDVYAADRPGRLSPVVRDFPSRVYVPNTNSNTVSVIDPATYKVVETIPVGVQPQHVVPSWDLKTLWVNNNRGHTLTPIDPATGIAGRPVDVHDPYNLYFTPNGRYAVVMASMDRELVFRDPHTMRTLKTTPVTCYGVNHADFSADGRYFIVSCEFSGELLKVDTESMEVIGQQKLPFGGAMPQDVKLSPDGRTFYVADMVADGMWVLDGDRFTTPNLLPTGKGCHGLYVSRDSREMYVTNRGEGSVSVFDFGQDRLTKKWRLPNGGSPDMGGVSADGRVLWLSGRYHSEVYAIDTTTGEQLARIPVGSGPHGLAVYPQPGRYSLGHTGVFR comes from the coding sequence ATGCTGCATCTCACCAAGCGATCCCTGCCGCTCCTCGCGACCGCCCTGCTCGCGGCCCTCGGCGCCGGCTGCGAGGCCGCCGCGGAGAAGCAGGGGACACGGACCCCGCCGCCGGCTCGGACCCGGGAGGCCGGTGTCCCCCTGGGGCTCCCCGGCATGCCGCCGCTGCTCGACCCCAGGGACGTCTACGCGGCCGACCGCCCCGGCAGACTCTCGCCCGTCGTGCGGGACTTCCCGTCCCGGGTGTACGTGCCCAACACCAACTCCAACACCGTCTCGGTCATCGACCCGGCCACCTACAAGGTCGTCGAGACCATCCCGGTGGGCGTCCAGCCGCAGCACGTCGTCCCCTCGTGGGACCTGAAGACCCTCTGGGTGAACAACAACCGCGGCCACACCCTCACCCCCATCGACCCGGCAACCGGGATCGCGGGCCGGCCGGTGGACGTCCACGACCCGTACAACCTCTACTTCACGCCCAACGGCCGCTACGCCGTCGTCATGGCCTCCATGGACCGGGAACTGGTCTTCCGGGACCCGCACACCATGCGCACGCTCAAGACGACGCCCGTCACCTGCTACGGAGTCAACCACGCGGACTTCTCGGCGGACGGCCGGTACTTCATCGTCTCCTGTGAGTTCTCCGGCGAACTGCTCAAGGTCGACACGGAGAGCATGGAGGTGATCGGACAGCAGAAACTGCCGTTCGGCGGCGCCATGCCGCAGGACGTGAAGCTCTCGCCGGACGGCAGGACCTTCTACGTCGCCGACATGGTCGCCGACGGCATGTGGGTCCTCGACGGCGACCGCTTCACCACGCCGAACCTGCTGCCCACCGGCAAGGGCTGCCACGGTCTGTACGTCAGCCGCGACTCCCGTGAGATGTACGTGACCAACCGGGGCGAAGGCTCGGTCTCCGTCTTCGACTTCGGGCAGGACCGGCTGACGAAGAAGTGGCGGCTGCCGAACGGGGGATCCCCGGACATGGGCGGAGTCTCCGCGGACGGCAGGGTGCTGTGGCTGTCGGGGCGCTACCACTCCGAGGTGTACGCGATCGACACCACGACCGGCGAGCAGCTCGCCCGCATCCCCGTCGGCAGCGGCCCCCACGGACTCGCCGTCTACCCCCAGCCCGGCCGCTACTCCCTGGGACACACGGGCGTGTTCCGCTGA
- a CDS encoding ATP-binding protein — translation MAGLEGVEQPRARGSATAARWTPAVDDGRALEAVELFGDPTEGEVELPSRPQSAATARRLAQWVVLRQWALSPQTAEHAILLVSELVGNAVRHTGARVFGLRMLRRRGWIRIEVRDPSRGLPCLLPVHELDTSGRGLFLVDKLSDRWGVDLLPRGKTTWFEMRIADR, via the coding sequence ATGGCGGGGCTGGAGGGTGTGGAGCAACCACGGGCGCGCGGCAGCGCGACCGCCGCGCGGTGGACGCCGGCCGTCGACGACGGGCGGGCGCTCGAGGCGGTGGAGCTGTTCGGGGATCCGACGGAGGGTGAGGTCGAGCTGCCTTCGCGCCCCCAGTCGGCCGCCACCGCGCGCCGGCTGGCGCAGTGGGTGGTACTCCGTCAGTGGGCGCTCTCGCCGCAGACCGCCGAGCACGCGATCCTGCTGGTCTCGGAGCTCGTGGGAAACGCGGTGCGGCACACCGGAGCGCGGGTGTTCGGGCTCCGCATGCTGCGCCGGCGCGGCTGGATCCGCATCGAGGTGCGCGACCCCTCGCGCGGTCTGCCCTGCCTGCTGCCGGTCCATGAACTCGACACCAGCGGCCGTGGGCTCTTCCTGGTCGACAAGCTGTCGGACCGGTGGGGTGTCGATCTGCTGCCGCGCGGCAAGACGACCTGGTTCGAGATGCGGATCGCGGACCGCTGA
- a CDS encoding enoyl-CoA hydratase/isomerase family protein, with the protein MTVTLEVSEGVGTIRLDRPPMNALDIATQDRLRELAAEATDRDDVRAVILYGGEKVFAAGADIKEMQVMDHTAMVKRSKALQDSFTAVARIPKPVVAAVTGYALGGGCELALCADYRIAADNARLGQPEILLGLIPGAGGTQRLTRLVGPSKAKDLIFTGRQVKADEALAIGLVDRVVPAAEVHEQAHAWAAKLAQGPALALRAAKESVDAGIETDIDTGLAIERNWFAGLFATEDRERGMRSFVEEGPGKAKFV; encoded by the coding sequence ATGACAGTCACTCTCGAAGTCTCCGAAGGCGTCGGCACCATCCGCCTGGACCGCCCCCCGATGAACGCCCTGGACATCGCCACCCAGGACCGGCTGCGCGAACTGGCCGCCGAGGCGACCGACCGCGACGACGTGCGCGCCGTGATCCTGTACGGCGGGGAGAAGGTGTTCGCGGCAGGAGCGGACATCAAGGAGATGCAGGTGATGGACCACACCGCGATGGTGAAGCGGTCGAAGGCCCTGCAGGACTCCTTCACCGCCGTCGCCCGCATCCCCAAGCCCGTCGTCGCGGCCGTGACCGGCTACGCCCTGGGCGGCGGCTGCGAGCTGGCGCTGTGCGCCGACTACCGGATCGCCGCGGACAACGCCCGGCTCGGCCAGCCGGAGATCCTGCTCGGGCTGATCCCGGGCGCGGGCGGCACCCAGCGGCTGACCCGGCTGGTGGGCCCGTCCAAGGCCAAGGACCTCATCTTCACCGGCCGCCAGGTGAAGGCGGACGAGGCGCTGGCCATCGGTCTGGTCGACCGCGTCGTGCCGGCCGCCGAAGTCCACGAGCAGGCGCACGCCTGGGCCGCGAAGCTGGCCCAGGGGCCGGCGCTGGCGCTGCGGGCGGCCAAGGAGTCCGTCGACGCCGGGATCGAGACGGACATCGACACGGGCCTCGCGATCGAACGGAACTGGTTCGCGGGCCTGTTCGCGACCGAGGACCGGGAGCGGGGCATGCGGAGCTTCGTCGAGGAGGGCCCGGGCAAGGCCAAGTTCGTCTGA
- a CDS encoding L,D-transpeptidase has protein sequence MNGQPISGASVRTGRRRGRTALPALVMGALLLLVSACGGGDSGRAAGGDKGAEEGGKVGTAASQAVVTIAPKDGAKSVATSGALKVTADKGKLTEVAVKDDKGNAVEGKIAAGGASWEPLQHLASATKYKVHAIAEDAEGRESAKDTTFTTLVPKNTFVGHYTPENGATVGVGMPVSINFTRGITDPEAVEKAIKVTAEPSVPIEGHWFGNDRLDFRPEKYWAAGTKVTVRLNLDGVEGRPGVYGKQAKTVSFTVGRSQVSTVDAKAHTMKVVRDGKLLKTIPITAGAPSTTTYNGQMVISEKYKVTRMNGATVGFGGEYDIKDVPHAMRLSTSGTFMHGNYWASRGTFGSANVSHGCVGLRDVRGAYDGGTPAAWMYNNSIIGDVVIVKNSKDKQIAPDNGLNGWNMSWAEWTE, from the coding sequence GTGAACGGGCAGCCGATATCGGGGGCATCGGTCCGGACGGGCCGGCGACGTGGACGCACCGCGCTGCCGGCCCTCGTCATGGGTGCGCTACTGCTGCTGGTGTCCGCCTGCGGCGGCGGCGACTCCGGCCGCGCGGCCGGCGGCGACAAGGGCGCCGAGGAGGGGGGCAAGGTCGGCACGGCTGCTTCCCAGGCGGTCGTCACCATCGCGCCCAAGGACGGCGCGAAGTCGGTCGCCACGAGCGGCGCGCTCAAGGTGACCGCCGACAAGGGCAAGCTGACCGAGGTCGCCGTCAAGGACGACAAGGGCAACGCCGTCGAGGGGAAGATCGCCGCCGGCGGTGCGAGCTGGGAGCCGCTGCAGCACCTCGCCTCGGCCACCAAGTACAAGGTGCACGCGATCGCCGAGGACGCCGAGGGCCGTGAGTCCGCGAAGGACACGACCTTCACCACGCTCGTCCCCAAGAACACCTTCGTGGGCCACTACACCCCCGAGAACGGCGCCACGGTCGGCGTCGGCATGCCCGTCTCCATCAACTTCACCCGCGGCATCACCGATCCCGAGGCCGTGGAGAAGGCCATCAAGGTGACCGCCGAGCCGTCGGTGCCCATCGAGGGCCACTGGTTCGGCAACGACCGCCTGGACTTCCGCCCCGAGAAGTACTGGGCAGCGGGCACCAAGGTGACGGTCCGGCTCAACCTGGACGGCGTCGAGGGCCGCCCCGGTGTGTACGGCAAGCAGGCCAAGACGGTCTCCTTCACCGTCGGCCGCAGCCAGGTCTCCACGGTCGACGCCAAGGCCCACACGATGAAGGTCGTGCGCGACGGCAAGCTCCTCAAGACCATCCCGATCACCGCGGGGGCCCCGTCGACCACGACGTACAACGGCCAGATGGTCATCAGCGAGAAGTACAAGGTGACGCGGATGAACGGCGCCACCGTGGGCTTCGGCGGCGAGTACGACATCAAGGACGTGCCGCACGCCATGCGCCTGTCGACCTCCGGAACCTTCATGCACGGCAACTACTGGGCCTCGCGCGGGACCTTCGGCTCGGCGAACGTCAGCCACGGCTGCGTCGGTCTGCGCGATGTGCGCGGCGCCTACGACGGCGGTACGCCGGCCGCGTGGATGTACAACAACTCGATCATCGGCGACGTGGTGATCGTGAAGAACTCCAAGGACAAGCAGATCGCCCCCGACAACGGCCTGAACGGCTGGAACATGTCCTGGGCGGAGTGGACCGAGTAG
- a CDS encoding L,D-transpeptidase, whose translation MSNAVRRTRATLAVAVLWTGLLAGLTGCTDGAGAGPGAGGDKPRAQAPGDIIRITPADGAGAVPADGRLEVTLASGRLERVKVTQIESAQPADVPGAVSPDGLSWRPKQGTRLALAAKYSVDAVALDAHGRRSARHTTFTTVVPDHRFIGYFTPENRSTVGIGMIVSFDFNRGIRNRAAVERAIRITSVPPVEVVGHWFDAERLDFRPREYWKPGTKVTVDMRLRDVEGASGVYGIQRKTVRFTVGRSQISLVDARERTMEVRRDGRLLTTLPVTTGGRKTRTYNGRMVVSEMHDVTRMNGATVGFTDDDGKSEYDIKDVPHAMRLTTSGTFLHGNYWADPAVFGKRNVSHGCIGLRDEKGGSQDSPAGWFFDRTLIGDVVEVVNSPDRVVDPWNGLSGWNMGWKEWKAGSALQ comes from the coding sequence GTGAGCAACGCGGTGAGGCGGACGAGGGCCACGCTGGCCGTCGCCGTGCTGTGGACGGGACTGCTGGCCGGACTGACCGGCTGCACCGACGGAGCCGGAGCCGGTCCGGGCGCCGGCGGTGACAAACCCCGGGCGCAGGCACCGGGCGACATCATCCGGATCACCCCGGCGGACGGGGCCGGCGCCGTGCCCGCGGACGGCCGGCTCGAGGTGACGCTGGCGAGCGGGCGGCTGGAGCGGGTCAAGGTCACCCAGATCGAGAGCGCGCAGCCCGCCGACGTCCCGGGCGCCGTCTCCCCGGACGGTCTGAGCTGGCGTCCGAAGCAGGGCACCCGGCTCGCGCTGGCGGCCAAGTACAGCGTCGACGCGGTGGCTCTGGACGCCCACGGGCGCCGTTCGGCACGGCACACGACCTTCACCACCGTGGTGCCCGACCACCGCTTCATCGGCTACTTCACCCCGGAGAACCGTTCCACGGTGGGCATCGGAATGATCGTTTCGTTCGACTTCAACCGCGGCATCAGGAACCGCGCGGCCGTCGAGCGGGCCATCCGCATCACCTCCGTACCGCCCGTCGAGGTCGTGGGTCACTGGTTCGACGCGGAGCGGCTCGACTTCCGCCCGCGCGAGTACTGGAAGCCGGGCACCAAGGTCACCGTCGACATGCGGCTGCGCGACGTCGAGGGCGCGTCGGGGGTGTACGGCATCCAGCGCAAGACCGTCCGCTTCACCGTGGGCAGGTCCCAGATCTCCCTGGTCGACGCCCGCGAGCGGACCATGGAGGTGCGCCGCGACGGGCGGCTGCTGACGACGCTGCCGGTCACCACGGGGGGCAGGAAGACCCGGACGTACAACGGCAGGATGGTCGTCAGCGAGATGCACGACGTCACCCGCATGAACGGTGCCACGGTCGGCTTCACCGACGACGACGGCAAGAGCGAGTACGACATCAAGGACGTGCCGCACGCGATGCGGCTCACCACGTCGGGCACCTTCCTGCACGGCAACTACTGGGCCGACCCGGCGGTCTTCGGCAAGCGGAACGTCAGCCACGGCTGCATCGGGCTGCGCGACGAGAAGGGCGGCAGCCAGGACTCCCCGGCGGGCTGGTTCTTCGACCGGACGCTCATCGGGGACGTGGTGGAAGTGGTCAACTCCCCGGACCGGGTGGTCGACCCGTGGAACGGGCTGAGCGGCTGGAACATGGGCTGGAAGGAGTGGAAGGCCGGCTCCGCCCTGCAATGA
- the glgX gene encoding glycogen debranching protein GlgX, with product MSSAAEQEAVREGERPLPAAGPRPAPNGRPRGADGSGPPVRPGAPNPLGARYRVGPDGVAGTNFALWAGGAEAVELCLFDASGAEVRLPLTELTHEIWHGFVPGVGPGQRYGFRVHGRWDPWTGARWNPAKLLLDPYARAVDGEYALPPEVYGHVRDWPQQHVADTVRDDRDSAPFVPKGVVVHDDAPDDEWADDRRPKTPWADSVIYELHVRGFTRLHPRIPPELRGTYAGLAHPAAIGHLVRLGVTAVELLPVHQFAHEDHLLRRGLRNYWGYNSIGYFAPHAGYSASGTAGQQVGEFKRMVRALHEAGIEVILDVVYNHTAEAGELGPTLSLKGIDNRGYYRLQPDARRYADYTGCGNTLHVVRPQVLRLITDSLRYWVTEMGVDGFRFDLAAALARSMHDVDMLSPFLAVIAQDPVLRRVKLIAEPWDVGNGGYQVGAFPPLWTEWNDRYRDAVRDFWRGALPDLRDLGYRVSGSSDLYAWGGRRPYASVNFVTAHDGFTLRDLVSYERKHNEANGEGNRDGTNDNRAWNCGAEGETDDPDVNALRRRQIRNLLTTLLLSTGVPMLVSGDEMGRTQGGNNNAYCQDNEIGWLDWSLLGRPGPDGLLALTSRLLALRGAHPVLRRRAFFSGRPQTPDGLRDLAWFTTRGAEMTEQDWYAPSSTLALFLSGRDIPGRDARGAHVTDDSFLIVLHAAGRPTAFRLPGPPWAEEYELVVDTSREDQSAAPGTVHRGGERTTVPARSVLLLRVRDGG from the coding sequence GTGTCGAGCGCAGCCGAGCAGGAGGCGGTACGGGAAGGGGAGCGGCCCCTTCCCGCCGCGGGGCCGCGCCCGGCCCCGAACGGACGGCCGAGAGGGGCGGACGGCTCCGGGCCCCCGGTCCGGCCGGGGGCGCCGAACCCGCTGGGCGCGCGGTACCGGGTCGGTCCCGACGGCGTCGCGGGCACCAACTTCGCCCTGTGGGCCGGCGGCGCCGAGGCCGTGGAGCTCTGCCTCTTCGACGCGTCCGGAGCGGAGGTCCGGCTGCCGCTGACCGAGCTCACCCACGAGATCTGGCACGGTTTCGTGCCCGGGGTCGGGCCGGGGCAGCGGTACGGCTTCCGGGTCCACGGCCGCTGGGACCCGTGGACGGGGGCGCGCTGGAACCCGGCGAAGCTGCTGCTCGACCCGTACGCCCGGGCGGTCGACGGCGAGTACGCGCTACCGCCCGAGGTGTACGGGCACGTCCGGGACTGGCCGCAGCAGCACGTCGCGGACACCGTGCGCGACGACCGGGACTCGGCCCCGTTCGTCCCGAAGGGCGTGGTCGTCCACGACGACGCGCCGGACGACGAATGGGCCGACGACCGACGGCCGAAGACGCCGTGGGCGGACTCCGTCATCTACGAACTGCACGTGCGCGGCTTCACCAGGCTGCACCCCCGCATCCCCCCGGAACTGCGCGGCACCTACGCGGGCCTCGCACACCCGGCGGCGATCGGCCACCTCGTGCGGCTCGGGGTGACGGCGGTCGAACTGCTGCCGGTGCACCAGTTCGCGCACGAGGACCATCTGCTGCGGCGGGGCCTGAGGAACTACTGGGGCTACAACTCGATCGGCTACTTCGCGCCCCACGCCGGCTACAGCGCCTCGGGGACCGCGGGGCAGCAGGTCGGCGAGTTCAAGCGGATGGTGCGCGCCCTGCACGAGGCGGGCATCGAGGTCATCCTCGACGTCGTCTACAACCACACCGCGGAGGCCGGCGAGCTGGGGCCGACGCTCAGCCTCAAGGGCATCGACAACCGCGGCTACTACCGGCTCCAGCCCGACGCGCGCCGCTACGCCGACTACACCGGCTGCGGCAACACGCTGCACGTGGTCCGGCCCCAGGTGCTGCGGCTCATCACCGACTCGCTGCGCTACTGGGTCACGGAGATGGGTGTCGACGGCTTCCGCTTCGACCTCGCGGCGGCCCTCGCCCGCTCGATGCACGACGTCGACATGCTGTCCCCGTTCCTCGCCGTGATCGCACAGGACCCGGTGCTGCGCCGGGTGAAGCTGATCGCCGAACCGTGGGACGTCGGCAACGGCGGCTACCAGGTCGGCGCGTTCCCACCGCTGTGGACGGAGTGGAACGACCGCTACCGGGACGCGGTGCGGGACTTCTGGCGCGGCGCGCTGCCCGATCTGCGGGACCTGGGCTACCGGGTGTCCGGCTCCAGCGACCTGTACGCCTGGGGCGGCCGACGGCCGTACGCCTCGGTCAACTTCGTCACCGCCCACGACGGCTTCACCCTGCGCGACCTGGTCAGCTACGAGCGCAAGCACAACGAGGCGAACGGCGAGGGCAACCGGGACGGCACGAACGACAACCGCGCCTGGAACTGCGGTGCCGAGGGCGAGACGGACGACCCCGACGTCAACGCCCTGCGCCGGCGGCAGATCCGCAATCTGCTCACCACCCTGCTGCTGTCCACGGGCGTCCCGATGCTGGTGTCCGGCGACGAGATGGGCCGTACGCAAGGCGGCAACAACAACGCCTACTGCCAGGACAACGAGATCGGCTGGCTCGACTGGTCGCTGCTCGGCCGGCCGGGGCCGGACGGGCTGCTGGCCCTGACCTCCCGGCTGCTCGCGCTGCGCGGCGCGCACCCGGTGCTGCGGCGCCGGGCGTTCTTCTCCGGCCGGCCGCAGACCCCCGACGGACTGCGGGACCTGGCCTGGTTCACGACGCGCGGCGCGGAGATGACCGAGCAGGACTGGTACGCCCCCTCCTCCACCCTGGCGCTGTTCCTGTCCGGCCGGGACATCCCGGGCCGGGACGCCCGGGGCGCCCACGTCACCGACGACAGCTTCCTGATCGTCCTGCACGCCGCCGGCCGTCCCACGGCCTTCCGGCTGCCGGGACCGCCGTGGGCGGAGGAGTACGAACTCGTCGTGGACACCTCGCGGGAGGACCAGTCCGCGGCACCGGGCACGGTGCACCGGGGCGGGGAACGGACCACCGTGCCCGCGCGGTCGGTGCTGCTGCTGCGGGTGCGGGACGGGGGCTGA
- a CDS encoding ABC transporter ATP-binding protein: MSTTAEAPRPDRSAVRSLLRLWPYVRPVRTRLFTAAFVAIVASCLSLVIPLVLKWMVDGPVAGRDVGGVWLGALYLLLLGVAEAVLFGFRRWLVARPLAGVEAAMRADLFRHLQRLPVTFHDRWASGQLLSRGTTDLMLVRMFLAFPLTFLLVNGVTILVGAGILLAQQWTLGLVLLAPVAPLVFVIARFEARYSSVARTAQDQVGDLTTVVEESVLGIRIIKGFGRHRSQAAAFRALSERLRGTELVKARLLAGIFGVIMTVPELAIGAALVLGTMQVADGTLSAGTLVAFLSTALALRWPVDAMGFLLAMSQEAATATDRYFEVLDAEEERDEKHDEDREERETARGEARRYGSASPARPQSVPTPPRRPEPAASEGGGLRFEGVRFRYPDASEDAEPVLRDVDLHIRPGETMALVGGTGSGKTTLTALVPRLYEVSAGRITLDGRDIAAMPREELRTLVSMAFEEPTLFSASVGENVRMGAEHAGDEEVRRALDVAQAGFVDTLPQGFGTQVGEQGLSLSGGQRQRLALARAVVGKPRFLVLDDPLSALDVHTEALVEAALRRVLDDTTALVVAHRPSTVLLADRVALLSEGRVAAVGTHHELLRDNAEYAWLMSGAHAEERNR, translated from the coding sequence ATGTCCACCACAGCTGAAGCCCCCAGGCCCGACCGGTCCGCCGTCCGCTCCCTGCTGCGGCTGTGGCCGTACGTGCGCCCGGTCAGGACCCGGCTGTTCACGGCGGCGTTCGTCGCGATCGTCGCCTCCTGTCTGAGCCTCGTGATCCCCCTCGTCCTGAAGTGGATGGTGGACGGACCGGTCGCCGGCCGGGACGTGGGCGGGGTGTGGCTCGGGGCGCTGTACCTGCTGCTGCTCGGGGTCGCGGAGGCGGTGCTGTTCGGCTTCCGCCGCTGGCTGGTGGCCCGTCCGCTGGCCGGGGTGGAGGCGGCGATGCGGGCCGATCTCTTCCGGCACCTCCAGCGGCTGCCCGTGACGTTCCACGACCGGTGGGCATCGGGGCAGTTGCTGTCGCGCGGGACGACGGATCTGATGCTCGTGCGGATGTTCCTCGCCTTCCCGCTGACGTTCCTGCTCGTCAACGGCGTGACCATTCTCGTCGGCGCGGGCATCCTGCTGGCCCAGCAGTGGACTCTGGGTCTGGTGCTGCTGGCCCCGGTGGCCCCGTTGGTGTTCGTCATCGCCCGGTTCGAGGCGCGCTACTCGTCGGTGGCGCGCACGGCGCAGGACCAGGTGGGCGATCTGACGACCGTCGTCGAGGAGAGCGTCCTCGGCATCCGCATCATCAAGGGCTTCGGCCGCCACCGCAGCCAGGCGGCGGCCTTCCGGGCGCTGTCCGAGCGGCTGCGCGGGACAGAGCTGGTCAAGGCCCGGCTGCTGGCGGGCATCTTCGGCGTCATCATGACCGTCCCGGAGCTGGCGATCGGCGCGGCGCTGGTGCTCGGCACGATGCAGGTCGCGGACGGCACCCTGTCGGCCGGCACGCTCGTCGCCTTCCTCTCGACGGCGCTCGCGCTGCGCTGGCCGGTGGACGCGATGGGCTTCCTGCTCGCCATGAGCCAGGAGGCGGCGACGGCGACGGACCGCTACTTCGAGGTCCTGGACGCCGAGGAGGAGCGGGACGAGAAGCACGACGAGGATCGGGAGGAGAGGGAGACCGCGCGGGGGGAGGCCCGCCGGTACGGGTCCGCCTCCCCCGCACGTCCGCAGTCCGTCCCCACACCCCCGCGGAGACCGGAGCCGGCCGCCTCCGAGGGGGGCGGGCTGCGGTTCGAGGGCGTCCGCTTCCGCTACCCCGACGCGTCCGAGGACGCGGAACCGGTGCTGAGGGACGTCGATCTGCACATCCGGCCCGGAGAGACCATGGCCCTCGTCGGCGGCACGGGCAGCGGCAAGACGACGCTGACCGCGCTCGTGCCCCGGCTGTACGAGGTGTCCGCCGGGCGCATCACGCTGGACGGGCGGGACATCGCCGCCATGCCGCGCGAGGAGCTGCGCACCCTGGTGTCGATGGCGTTCGAGGAACCGACACTCTTCTCGGCGAGCGTCGGGGAGAACGTGCGGATGGGCGCGGAGCACGCCGGTGACGAGGAGGTGCGGCGCGCGCTGGACGTGGCCCAGGCGGGATTCGTGGACACCCTGCCGCAGGGCTTCGGCACCCAGGTCGGCGAGCAGGGCCTCAGCCTCTCGGGCGGCCAGCGGCAGCGGCTCGCCCTCGCCCGGGCGGTCGTCGGGAAGCCGCGGTTCCTCGTGCTCGACGACCCGCTGTCGGCGCTCGACGTGCACACGGAGGCGCTCGTGGAGGCCGCGCTGCGCCGGGTGCTCGACGACACCACCGCCCTGGTCGTGGCGCACCGCCCGTCCACGGTGCTGCTCGCCGACCGGGTGGCGCTGCTGTCGGAGGGCCGGGTCGCGGCCGTCGGCACCCACCACGAACTGCTGCGGGACAACGCCGAGTACGCCTGGCTGATGTCGGGCGCTCATGCCGAGGAGCGGAACCGATGA